In Alphaproteobacteria bacterium, one DNA window encodes the following:
- a CDS encoding tautomerase family protein produces the protein MPIVTITVRKPKTAAFKAMVLDAVHSALVGSGANPRDRFHRVLELDADDFRFDPTFPDLASPRGEDFVLVEILLGVGRSVKVKKKIVADAIAGLASGGLDPEHVMIVFQDVAWENWSPGGGRMPHA, from the coding sequence ATGCCCATTGTCACTATCACCGTTCGCAAGCCGAAGACGGCCGCCTTCAAGGCCATGGTTCTCGATGCCGTTCACTCGGCCCTGGTCGGCTCTGGCGCCAACCCGCGGGACCGTTTCCACCGCGTGCTCGAGCTCGACGCGGACGACTTCCGATTCGACCCGACCTTCCCCGATTTGGCTTCGCCACGGGGCGAGGATTTCGTGCTGGTCGAGATCCTGCTGGGCGTCGGCCGCAGCGTGAAGGTGAAGAAGAAGATCGTCGCCGACGCCATCGCCGGCCTCGCCAGCGGCGGCCTCGATCCCGAGCATGTGATGATCGTGTTCCAGGATGTCGCCTGGGAGAACTGGTCGCCGGGCGGGGGCCGTATGCCGCACGCCTGA
- a CDS encoding MBL fold metallo-hydrolase, with product MKVLGVALAIATLVGALSSVQAQTAGQALPSAANPVREISKITGEVYRFRNNFHYSIFIVTPEGIIVTDPINKAAAEWLRGELRTRFPNRPVKYLVYSHDHADHIAGGEVFADTAVVVAHANARSVIVGEKRPTAVPTVTFTDRLDIDLGGTKLELHYVGRNHSNNSIVMRLPVEKLLFAVDFIPVNAVGFRDWPDAYLEEWIESLKRVEALEFDILAPGHGALGDKKHVTAFRGYMEDLRNQVLAAVRAGKTLEETKALVDISKYKDWGNFQQMGMLNVEGMYRLVSANRRPN from the coding sequence ATGAAGGTCTTGGGTGTGGCGCTCGCGATCGCGACGCTCGTTGGGGCATTGTCTTCGGTCCAGGCGCAGACGGCAGGGCAGGCGCTGCCGTCCGCCGCCAACCCGGTGCGGGAGATCAGCAAGATCACCGGCGAGGTTTATCGCTTCCGCAACAATTTTCACTACTCGATCTTCATCGTCACGCCCGAGGGCATCATTGTCACCGATCCGATCAACAAGGCCGCGGCGGAGTGGCTGAGGGGCGAGCTCAGGACGCGCTTTCCGAACCGGCCGGTGAAGTATCTGGTCTACAGCCACGATCACGCCGACCACATCGCCGGCGGCGAGGTCTTCGCCGATACGGCCGTGGTCGTGGCGCACGCCAATGCGCGCAGCGTGATCGTCGGCGAGAAGCGCCCCACCGCGGTGCCGACCGTGACCTTCACCGACCGGCTCGACATCGACCTCGGCGGCACCAAGCTCGAGTTGCACTATGTCGGGCGCAACCACTCCAACAACTCGATCGTCATGCGCCTGCCGGTCGAGAAGCTGCTCTTCGCCGTCGACTTCATCCCGGTGAACGCCGTGGGCTTCCGCGACTGGCCCGACGCCTATCTCGAGGAGTGGATCGAGTCGCTCAAGCGCGTCGAGGCGCTGGAGTTCGACATCCTGGCACCGGGTCATGGCGCGCTGGGCGACAAGAAGCACGTCACCGCCTTCCGCGGCTACATGGAGGATCTGCGCAACCAGGTCCTGGCCGCGGTGCGCGCTGGCAAGACGCTGGAGGAGACCAAGGCGCTGGTCGACATCTCCAAGTACAAGGATTGGGGCAACTTCCAGCAGATGGGAATGCTCAACGTCGAGGGCATGTACCGCCTGGTGTCCGCCAACCGGCGCCCGAACTGA
- a CDS encoding ABC transporter substrate-binding protein has protein sequence MALPVTLACWNYDRTRALADGRVRPDGIELNYLSLPVEETFFRMLRHREFDACEMSLSSYAVSLMGEEPPFIAIPVFPSRMFRHSGIYISTKTGIREPRDLIGKRVGNPEYQLTAQVWIRGLLADEYGVDHRSVRYFTGGAETPGREEKLKLDLPPDIRIQPIGPTQTLSQMLADGEIDAMYAPRAPSTLRTRPDDVQRLFPDYITAERAYWRKTKLFPIMHTVVIRRELYEANRWMATSLHKAFVEAQRLVYEDLQEIAALKTMLPFQAAWAEETRREMGEDWWPYGFAPNRAALDTFLRYHHEQGLSSRRMRPEELFTPETLEAFRI, from the coding sequence ATGGCGCTGCCGGTCACGCTCGCCTGCTGGAACTACGATCGCACGCGCGCGCTGGCCGACGGCCGCGTGCGGCCCGACGGCATCGAACTGAACTACCTCAGCCTGCCGGTGGAGGAGACGTTCTTCCGCATGCTGCGGCACCGCGAATTCGACGCCTGCGAGATGTCGCTGTCGTCCTATGCCGTGTCGCTGATGGGCGAGGAGCCGCCGTTCATCGCCATCCCGGTCTTCCCCTCGCGCATGTTCCGCCACTCCGGCATCTATATCTCCACCAAAACAGGTATTCGCGAGCCCAGGGACCTGATCGGCAAGCGGGTCGGCAACCCGGAATACCAGCTCACGGCGCAGGTCTGGATCCGCGGCCTGCTGGCCGACGAATACGGCGTCGACCATCGCAGCGTGCGCTACTTCACCGGCGGCGCCGAGACTCCGGGGCGCGAGGAGAAGCTCAAGCTCGACCTGCCGCCCGACATCCGCATCCAGCCGATCGGCCCGACCCAGACGCTCTCGCAGATGCTGGCCGACGGCGAGATCGACGCGATGTACGCGCCGCGCGCACCTTCGACCCTGCGCACGCGGCCCGACGACGTGCAGCGGCTGTTCCCCGACTACATCACGGCGGAGCGCGCCTACTGGCGCAAGACGAAGCTGTTTCCGATCATGCACACGGTGGTGATCCGCCGCGAGCTCTACGAGGCCAATCGCTGGATGGCGACCTCGCTGCACAAGGCCTTCGTCGAGGCGCAGCGCCTGGTCTACGAGGATCTCCAGGAGATCGCCGCGCTCAAGACCATGCTGCCCTTCCAGGCGGCCTGGGCCGAGGAGACGCGGCGCGAGATGGGCGAAGACTGGTGGCCCTACGGCTTTGCGCCCAACCGCGCCGCGCTCGACACCTTCCTGCGCTATCACCATGAGCAGGGATTGTCGTCCCGCCGCATGCGGCCCGAGGAGCTGTTCACGCCGGAGACGCTGGAGGCGTTCCGGATCTAG
- a CDS encoding GNAT family N-acetyltransferase gives MAVPAWRPMRAGDLPDVERISAIVHPRFPEREEVPVERLHLFPDGCLVAIGDGAPVGYAIAHPGVVGHPPALDTLLGALPGDADCLYVHDVALLPEARGLRYGEAAAEILAGVARRHGFSRLALTAVNNSTAFWSRQGFAITSIAKGLASYGDDATYMVRML, from the coding sequence ATGGCGGTGCCGGCGTGGCGGCCGATGCGCGCCGGCGATCTGCCCGATGTCGAGCGCATCAGCGCCATCGTCCATCCGCGCTTTCCCGAGCGCGAGGAGGTGCCGGTCGAACGGCTGCATCTCTTTCCTGACGGTTGCCTGGTCGCGATCGGCGACGGCGCGCCGGTCGGCTACGCCATCGCCCATCCCGGCGTCGTGGGACACCCGCCGGCGCTCGACACGTTGCTGGGCGCGCTGCCCGGCGACGCCGACTGTCTCTATGTCCACGACGTCGCGTTGCTGCCCGAGGCGCGCGGCCTGCGCTACGGCGAGGCCGCCGCCGAGATCCTGGCTGGTGTCGCGCGACGCCATGGCTTCTCGCGCCTGGCCTTGACGGCGGTGAACAACTCCACGGCATTCTGGTCGCGCCAGGGCTTCGCGATCACGTCCATCGCGAAGGGCCTCGCCAGCTACGGCGACGACGCGACCTACATGGTGCGGATGCTCTGA
- a CDS encoding Zn-dependent hydrolase yields the protein MSVTDSGNLRINGDRLWDSLMEMAKIGGTDKGGVCRIALTDLDRQGRDLFVRWCREAGCEIRVDQVGNIFARRPGRDMNRPPIMTGSHLDTQPTGGKFDGCYGVLAGLEVVRALNDAAYETEAPVEVAVWTNEEGCRFAPAMVASGVFGGVFSVDYALSRTDPDGVTFGEALGKIGYDGKEAVGGRPVGAFFEAHIEQGPILERENRTIGVVTAAQGQRWYEINWTGMESHAGTTPMEGRRDALLGAALLIAEARRIGARPDGRATVGVIESKPQSRNTIPGRVFMTLDFRHPDDGQLADMDAAMRAAAARIAAEHRLEVGIEQIWYFPPTPFDARCVEAVRSAAQRAGMAHMDIVSGAGHDACYVAKVAPTGMIFVPCKDGISHNEIEDARKEDIAAGCQILLQAMVERASS from the coding sequence ATGAGCGTGACGGACAGCGGCAATCTCAGGATCAACGGCGACAGGCTGTGGGACAGCCTGATGGAAATGGCGAAGATCGGCGGCACCGACAAGGGTGGCGTCTGCCGCATCGCGCTGACCGATCTGGATCGCCAGGGCCGCGACCTGTTCGTGCGGTGGTGCCGCGAGGCCGGCTGCGAGATCCGCGTCGACCAGGTCGGCAACATCTTCGCGCGCCGGCCGGGCCGCGACATGAACCGGCCGCCGATCATGACCGGCAGCCATCTCGACACCCAACCAACGGGCGGCAAGTTCGATGGTTGCTACGGCGTGCTCGCCGGGCTGGAAGTCGTGCGCGCGCTCAACGACGCGGCCTACGAAACCGAGGCGCCGGTCGAGGTCGCGGTGTGGACCAACGAGGAGGGCTGCCGCTTCGCGCCGGCAATGGTGGCGTCCGGCGTGTTCGGCGGCGTCTTCAGCGTCGACTACGCGCTGTCGCGCACCGACCCCGACGGCGTCACCTTCGGCGAAGCGCTGGGGAAGATCGGCTACGATGGCAAGGAGGCGGTGGGCGGCCGGCCGGTCGGTGCGTTCTTCGAGGCGCATATCGAACAGGGCCCGATCCTCGAGCGCGAGAACCGTACCATCGGCGTGGTCACCGCCGCGCAGGGCCAGCGCTGGTACGAGATCAACTGGACCGGCATGGAGAGCCACGCCGGCACGACGCCGATGGAGGGGCGCCGCGACGCGCTGCTCGGGGCCGCGCTGCTGATCGCCGAGGCGCGGCGCATCGGTGCGCGGCCCGACGGCCGCGCCACGGTGGGCGTGATCGAGAGCAAGCCGCAATCGCGCAACACGATTCCCGGTCGTGTGTTCATGACGCTGGATTTCCGTCATCCGGACGATGGCCAGCTCGCCGACATGGACGCGGCGATGCGCGCGGCGGCGGCTCGCATCGCCGCCGAGCACCGCCTCGAGGTGGGCATCGAGCAGATCTGGTACTTCCCGCCCACGCCCTTCGACGCCCGTTGCGTCGAGGCGGTGCGCTCGGCGGCGCAGCGCGCCGGCATGGCACACATGGACATCGTCAGCGGCGCCGGACACGACGCCTGCTACGTCGCCAAGGTCGCGCCCACCGGCATGATCTTCGTGCCGTGCAAGGACGGCATCAGCCACAACGAGATCGAGGACGCGCGCAAGGAGGACATCGCCGCCGGTTGCCAGATCCTGCTGCAGGCGATGGTCGAGCGCGCGAGTTCGTGA
- a CDS encoding CoA transferase: MLPLQGILALDLTQVIAGPTAGQILGDMGADVINVEPLSGDHFRPQLGGAWVPGMNRNKRGLAIDLKSAGGKDVLRRLVKKADVFMEAFVPGVIASLGFGYDVVHALNPRLVYLSISGYGQTGPYSERPGYDPCIQAEVGLMEATGEFDGPPARVGAAPVDQMTGSYGALGVAMALLQRHRTGRGQHIDLALYDVGVQIMSHWLTNLGHTGEDPRRMGASHTLIVPLRNFGTQSGPIYIACTNDSFWKRLVSALDIADIGADPRFASNSLRVANRAVLEPLLEKVFAAQTRETLLEKLVDAGVPCAAVKTVSEMVRDPHAQARGSVLSMQYPGIGTVMAANNPLRLSDAPVAIHRLGPRLGEHTRELMRDVGYSDDEIAALATANAIKIDEGDTP, encoded by the coding sequence ATGCTGCCGCTTCAGGGGATTCTGGCTCTCGATTTGACACAGGTCATCGCCGGGCCCACCGCCGGGCAGATCCTCGGCGACATGGGCGCCGACGTCATCAACGTCGAGCCGCTGAGCGGCGATCACTTTCGTCCGCAGCTCGGCGGCGCCTGGGTACCGGGCATGAACCGCAACAAGCGCGGCCTCGCCATCGACCTGAAATCCGCGGGCGGCAAGGACGTGCTGCGCCGGCTGGTGAAGAAGGCCGATGTCTTCATGGAAGCCTTCGTGCCCGGCGTGATCGCCTCGCTCGGCTTCGGCTACGATGTCGTGCACGCGCTCAACCCGCGCCTCGTCTATCTGTCGATCTCCGGCTACGGCCAGACCGGACCCTACAGCGAACGGCCGGGCTACGATCCCTGCATCCAGGCCGAGGTCGGGCTGATGGAGGCGACCGGCGAATTCGACGGCCCGCCGGCGCGCGTCGGCGCCGCGCCGGTCGACCAGATGACCGGTTCCTACGGCGCGCTCGGCGTCGCCATGGCCCTGCTGCAGCGCCACCGTACCGGTCGCGGCCAGCACATCGACCTGGCGCTCTACGATGTCGGCGTGCAGATCATGAGCCACTGGCTGACCAATCTCGGCCATACCGGCGAGGATCCGCGGCGCATGGGCGCCTCGCACACGCTGATCGTCCCGCTGCGCAACTTCGGCACGCAGTCCGGCCCGATCTATATCGCCTGCACCAACGACTCGTTCTGGAAGCGACTCGTGTCGGCGTTGGATATCGCCGATATCGGCGCCGATCCGCGTTTCGCCAGCAACTCGCTGCGCGTCGCCAACCGCGCCGTGCTCGAACCGCTGCTGGAAAAGGTCTTCGCCGCGCAGACCCGCGAGACATTGCTCGAGAAGCTCGTCGATGCCGGCGTGCCCTGCGCGGCGGTGAAAACGGTCAGCGAGATGGTGCGCGACCCGCATGCGCAGGCACGCGGCAGCGTGCTGAGCATGCAGTACCCGGGCATCGGCACGGTGATGGCCGCCAACAATCCGCTGCGCCTGTCGGACGCGCCGGTGGCGATCCATCGCCTGGGACCGCGGCTGGGCGAGCATACGCGCGAGCTGATGCGCGACGTCGGCTACAGTGACGACGAGATCGCCGCGCTCGCCACGGCCAACGCCATCAAGATCGACGAGGGAGACACGCCATGA
- a CDS encoding response regulator, whose amino-acid sequence MRLLIVEDQAELADLVRSNLAREGFAVDVAGTVDEARAAVAAVRYDVVLLDLALPDGDGMDLLRDWRRANDSTPVIVTTARDALDERVAGLNVGADDYIGKPYAMAELLARLRAIMRRPNGALGMRLRAGNLEFDATTSAVAVEGSAVTLPRRELTLLELLMRRVGQVVTRRSIENGLYGFDDEVDSNAMEASVSRLRKRLVGAGASVAIHTIRGVGYMLTAEKPVETV is encoded by the coding sequence ATGCGCCTCCTTATCGTGGAAGACCAGGCGGAACTGGCCGATCTCGTACGCTCCAACCTGGCGCGCGAAGGCTTCGCCGTCGATGTCGCCGGCACGGTCGACGAGGCGCGTGCCGCCGTCGCCGCCGTGCGCTACGACGTGGTACTGCTCGACCTGGCGCTGCCTGACGGCGACGGGATGGACCTGCTGCGCGACTGGCGCCGTGCCAACGATTCGACGCCGGTGATCGTCACCACCGCGCGCGACGCGCTCGACGAGCGGGTCGCCGGACTCAACGTCGGCGCCGACGACTACATCGGCAAGCCGTACGCCATGGCCGAGCTGCTGGCCCGGCTGCGCGCCATCATGCGGCGGCCCAACGGCGCCTTGGGCATGCGCCTGCGCGCCGGCAACCTCGAGTTCGACGCTACGACCAGCGCCGTCGCCGTCGAAGGCTCGGCGGTCACCCTGCCGCGTCGCGAGCTCACCCTGCTCGAGCTGCTGATGCGCCGCGTCGGCCAGGTCGTCACCCGCCGTTCGATCGAGAACGGGCTGTACGGTTTCGACGACGAGGTCGATTCCAACGCCATGGAGGCCAGCGTCTCGCGCCTGCGCAAGCGCCTGGTCGGCGCCGGCGCCAGCGTCGCCATCCATACGATCCGCGGCGTGGGCTACATGCTCACGGCCGAGAAGCCGGTCGAGACGGTGTGA
- a CDS encoding MBL fold metallo-hydrolase yields MPKTSFSRSLLALAGLAFAALGALPAEARCNKNLVERMPGVYRANFNVAQEKVVSAMRVTFVGHSSFLIETPQGVRAITDYNGYNGFGKRPDIVTMNNAHSTHFTDEVESGVTHVLRGWAQGQVEARHNVTMKDLQVFNVPTNVREWGDGGTRLSGNSIFVFRVGDLCVGHLGHLHHRLTPEHLEDLGRIDVLMVPIDGGYTMGQPYMADVVKQIQPRIVLPMHYWGPSALDRFLGYLGQGSYELVRPTSRTLDLVKANLPESLTVIVIAGHGGD; encoded by the coding sequence ATGCCCAAGACCAGCTTTTCCCGTTCGTTGCTCGCGCTCGCGGGACTCGCGTTCGCTGCCCTGGGCGCACTGCCCGCCGAGGCACGCTGCAACAAGAACCTGGTCGAACGGATGCCCGGCGTATATCGGGCGAACTTCAACGTGGCGCAGGAGAAGGTGGTCAGCGCCATGCGCGTGACCTTCGTCGGCCATTCCAGCTTCCTGATCGAGACGCCGCAGGGCGTGCGCGCCATCACCGACTACAACGGCTACAACGGATTCGGAAAGCGCCCCGACATCGTGACGATGAACAATGCGCATTCCACGCACTTCACCGACGAGGTCGAATCCGGCGTCACCCATGTGCTGCGCGGTTGGGCCCAGGGCCAGGTCGAGGCGCGCCACAACGTGACGATGAAGGATCTGCAGGTCTTCAACGTGCCGACCAACGTGCGTGAATGGGGCGACGGCGGCACGCGCTTAAGCGGCAACTCGATCTTCGTCTTCCGCGTCGGCGATCTGTGCGTGGGCCATCTCGGCCATCTGCACCATCGCCTGACGCCCGAGCATCTCGAGGACCTCGGCCGCATCGACGTGCTGATGGTGCCGATCGACGGTGGCTACACCATGGGCCAGCCCTACATGGCCGACGTCGTCAAGCAGATCCAGCCGCGCATCGTGCTGCCCATGCACTACTGGGGGCCGAGCGCGCTTGACCGCTTCCTCGGTTATCTCGGCCAGGGCAGCTACGAACTCGTGCGACCGACCAGCCGCACGCTCGACCTCGTGAAGGCGAACCTGCCCGAATCCCTCACCGTGATCGTCATCGCCGGCCACGGCGGCGACTAG
- a CDS encoding damage-inducible mutagenesis protein yields the protein MTVIFPSAFAPTSVSRTDAPVLVLDRAEPGREDELRRLRETVRRLERGSGASSALSVPLDVPEIDAVLPDGGLACGALHEIVPGDAAHDGAALGFTAAALGRFAQARHGQILWIHRNAGGLTAPPYAPALAAFVDPASVILASPRRVEDALWAMEEGLRCGALAAVVGEIDKVELAATRRLQLAAEKSGVPALLLRVADRKAGAISAAVTRWRVASAPSRSRLDADGQPLDDIGGLRWRLDLLRNRFGDPARTEIPSWLVEWTNEKGHLAVVPETVGRPHGAPAQRLAG from the coding sequence GTGACGGTCATTTTCCCCAGCGCCTTCGCTCCCACCAGTGTCAGCCGGACGGACGCGCCGGTGCTGGTGCTGGACCGCGCCGAGCCCGGTCGCGAGGACGAGCTGCGCCGGCTGCGCGAGACGGTGCGCCGGCTGGAGCGCGGCAGCGGCGCCTCCTCGGCGCTCTCGGTGCCGCTCGACGTGCCGGAGATCGACGCCGTGCTGCCCGATGGCGGGCTGGCCTGCGGCGCGCTGCACGAGATCGTGCCCGGCGATGCCGCGCATGACGGCGCCGCGCTGGGCTTCACCGCCGCCGCCTTGGGCCGTTTCGCCCAGGCGCGACACGGCCAGATCCTGTGGATCCATCGCAATGCCGGCGGGCTGACCGCACCGCCTTACGCCCCCGCCCTCGCCGCCTTCGTCGATCCGGCCAGCGTGATCCTGGCCTCCCCGCGGCGCGTCGAGGACGCGCTGTGGGCCATGGAGGAAGGCCTGCGCTGCGGCGCGCTCGCCGCCGTCGTCGGCGAGATCGACAAGGTCGAGCTGGCCGCGACGCGCCGCCTGCAGCTTGCCGCCGAGAAGAGCGGCGTGCCGGCGCTCTTGCTGCGCGTCGCCGACAGGAAGGCCGGCGCGATCTCGGCCGCCGTGACACGCTGGCGCGTCGCCTCGGCGCCGTCGCGCTCGCGCCTCGATGCCGATGGCCAGCCGCTCGACGATATCGGCGGCCTGCGCTGGCGCCTCGATCTGTTGCGCAATCGCTTCGGCGATCCGGCGCGCACCGAAATCCCCTCGTGGCTGGTGGAGTGGACCAATGAAAAGGGTCATCTCGCTGTGGTTCCCGAAACTGTCGGCCGACCGCATGGCGCGCCGGCACAAAGACTGGCTGGCTAA
- a CDS encoding FAD-binding oxidoreductase, translating into MISTQLSASFWSASAAPAPATGRLEGDLGVDVAVVGGGFSGLSTALHVVESGRTCAIVEAGEIGSGASGRNNGQVIPTLSRPDPATMLQKYGAERGRRFAGLVRDSAQFTFDLIRRHGIECDAEQSGWMQPAHSPGRFEKISRKRFREWGELGAPVELLDRERIAELTGSDAWHGGWLNPTGGHINPLGLARGLAKAAIGKGAQIFTDSPATSIERLADGGWRLHTPKGSLRAERVVLATNAYTDDLWPGLRREIVPVFSFQMATRPLSDNVRRSVIPGRQALSDTHGDLRFCRYTSDHRLVTGGAMFWRGDLDRRIRAHVGARIERLFPQIGSVSFDYVWCGYLAMTRDYFPRLHELAPGLATWIGCNGRGVALGTIMGAELARWATGAARIEELALPATAVERLPAHPLARLAGRFMILLYRHRDAREI; encoded by the coding sequence ATGATTTCGACGCAACTGTCCGCAAGTTTCTGGTCTGCCTCGGCGGCGCCTGCGCCTGCCACGGGCCGCCTGGAGGGTGACCTAGGGGTCGATGTCGCGGTGGTCGGCGGCGGCTTCAGCGGGCTGTCGACGGCCCTGCATGTCGTTGAATCTGGCCGAACTTGTGCCATCGTCGAGGCCGGCGAGATCGGCAGCGGCGCCTCCGGCCGCAACAACGGCCAGGTGATTCCGACCCTGTCGCGGCCGGATCCCGCGACAATGTTGCAGAAGTATGGCGCCGAGCGCGGCCGCCGGTTTGCCGGCCTGGTGCGCGACTCCGCGCAATTCACCTTCGACCTGATCCGGCGCCACGGCATCGAATGCGACGCCGAGCAGAGCGGCTGGATGCAGCCCGCTCATTCGCCCGGCCGCTTCGAGAAGATCAGCCGCAAGCGGTTTCGCGAATGGGGCGAACTGGGCGCGCCGGTGGAGTTGCTCGACAGGGAACGCATCGCCGAGCTGACCGGCAGCGACGCCTGGCATGGCGGTTGGCTCAATCCCACAGGCGGCCACATAAATCCGCTCGGCCTGGCGCGCGGCCTGGCAAAGGCGGCGATCGGCAAGGGAGCGCAGATCTTCACCGACTCGCCGGCGACGTCGATCGAGCGCCTGGCCGACGGCGGCTGGCGCCTGCATACGCCGAAGGGCTCGCTGCGCGCAGAGCGCGTTGTGCTGGCGACCAATGCCTATACCGACGATCTGTGGCCGGGGCTCAGGCGCGAGATCGTGCCGGTGTTCAGCTTCCAGATGGCGACACGGCCGCTCTCCGACAATGTGCGCCGCAGCGTGATTCCCGGCCGCCAGGCGCTCAGCGACACCCATGGCGACCTGCGTTTCTGCCGATACACCAGCGACCATCGCCTGGTGACCGGCGGCGCGATGTTCTGGCGCGGCGATCTCGATCGGCGCATTCGCGCCCATGTCGGCGCACGCATCGAGCGGCTGTTCCCGCAGATTGGTTCGGTGTCGTTCGACTACGTCTGGTGCGGCTATCTCGCCATGACGCGCGACTACTTCCCGCGCCTGCACGAGCTCGCACCCGGTCTCGCCACCTGGATCGGCTGCAACGGTCGCGGCGTGGCGCTGGGCACCATCATGGGCGCCGAGCTGGCGCGCTGGGCGACCGGCGCGGCGCGCATCGAGGAACTCGCCCTGCCGGCGACCGCAGTCGAGAGGCTGCCGGCACATCCGCTCGCCAGGCTCGCCGGCCGCTTCATGATCCTGCTCTACCGCCACCGCGACGCGCGCGAGATATAG
- a CDS encoding alpha/beta hydrolase codes for MSNRGIAAVREKLAKLPRSSEQTIEEVRTIYDKATRAFPLPSDIAREDVSLGGVPAERLTPQPARKDQALIYLHGGGYGTGSPRSHRHLAGDIARRAGVVALVPEYRLAPENPFPAAVDDALAVYRETLTQFAAPRIAIAGDSAGGGLTIAMLLAARDAGLPMPAAAICISPWTDMTASSASYAERAAVDPLVTMDGLVRWRQCYIGDGDRRAPLASPAHADLKGLPPLLIQVGGDEILLDDSRLLADKARAAGIDTVLEVWPQMIHVWHWYFPMLDEGERANAAIAQFMRDRLAA; via the coding sequence ATGAGCAACCGCGGAATCGCCGCCGTGCGGGAGAAGCTCGCCAAGCTGCCGCGCTCGAGCGAGCAGACCATCGAGGAGGTGCGCACGATCTACGACAAGGCCACGCGCGCCTTCCCGCTGCCGTCCGATATCGCGCGCGAGGATGTCAGCCTGGGCGGCGTGCCCGCCGAGCGCCTGACGCCGCAACCGGCGCGCAAGGACCAGGCGTTGATCTACCTGCATGGCGGCGGTTACGGCACCGGCTCGCCGCGCTCGCACCGCCATCTCGCGGGCGACATCGCCCGGCGCGCCGGCGTCGTGGCCCTGGTGCCCGAGTACCGGCTGGCGCCGGAGAACCCCTTCCCGGCCGCCGTCGACGATGCGCTCGCGGTCTATCGCGAGACCCTCACGCAGTTCGCGGCGCCGCGCATCGCCATCGCCGGCGACTCCGCCGGCGGCGGGCTGACCATCGCGATGCTGCTGGCGGCGCGCGACGCCGGCCTGCCGATGCCGGCGGCGGCGATCTGCATCTCGCCGTGGACCGACATGACGGCGAGCAGCGCGAGCTACGCCGAGCGCGCCGCGGTCGATCCGCTGGTCACGATGGACGGTCTGGTGCGCTGGCGGCAGTGCTACATCGGCGACGGCGATCGCCGCGCCCCGCTCGCCTCGCCGGCGCATGCCGACCTCAAGGGCCTGCCGCCGTTGCTGATCCAGGTCGGCGGCGACGAGATCCTGCTCGACGATTCGCGCCTGCTCGCCGACAAGGCGCGCGCCGCCGGCATCGACACCGTGCTCGAGGTCTGGCCACAGATGATCCATGTCTGGCACTGGTATTTCCCGATGCTCGACGAGGGCGAGCGCGCCAACGCCGCCATCGCCCAGTTCATGCGCGATCGCCTGGCCGCCTGA